From Candidatus Glassbacteria bacterium:
GGCGAGCTGAATTTGAGACGGGAAAACAGTGCCGCGGTTACCGCGCCCCCGGCGGTCTTGCCGGAGCTGCTTTCAAACACGTTGTCGTCGTATTCCCAGCCGGTATTGACCCGGCTCTCCGCGCTGAACCCTCCGCCGGCGGCGGTGGATGTGCAGCCGGAGGCCAGCAGCAGAATTAGTGCGGCCAAAGAAACAGTCGTGATCGGACGAGTGTATGAGTGAGCTNNNNNNNNNNTAGTGAGCTTGGGGGGACACCTTCCGCGTTATCCTCCGGAGAGTACTAGAAGAGTGTTGAAAAATGCCTTCCGTGGCATTTTTCAAGGCGGTTTGCCATAACAAGTGAAGGCAAACCGTCCAAAATGCTTGACTTAAAGTCTGCGCATTTTGCCGCCACATCCTTGTGGCGCTTAGAAGCGTATTTTTTCAACACGCTTCTAGTCCAAGCCGGTTTTTTGTCTGAGCTCCTCGTGCAACCTGCGCAGGCCCACCAGATCCGCAGCCAGCGAATCCCGGCGCGCCTGGAGCAATTCGACCAGATCGGCGATATCTCCGGTGGAAAACCTGTCGAGTTCCTGCATCAGCCGAAGTTCCGTTTCGGGATCGGCAAGCTGGATATCGAACGCGAGTGATTCGGCCATCTGCTTGGGAGTCAGCGAGAAATCCTGGTAACCCTGCATGCGGTCCATCTCCGGCCCGCCCGACTCCAGCGTCCGGCTCTGGTCGCTGCCTTCCGGCCCCGCTACCCCGGCGCGGCTCGATGGCCCGGTCTCGTCGAACAGGGCCAGCTCCTGGGCGAACTCACCCAAGCGAGTACGCATCTCCCGCTCCTCGTCCAGCCGGCCGATATTATGCTCCAGAGCCGCCAGCGCGCGGCTCCAGCGACTTTCGATATCGGAGAGGAACGCGCTTTTCTCCGCAATTTCCTCCAGAGATTCACTCGCTCCGATTTTCACGAAACCGGCCAGCTCCACCAGTGATACCCGGCTGAGGTCGCGGTGTTCGGCCGGTTCCTCCTCGCCGCCGGCCACGGCGGCCAGCCGTTTCCTCCGCCCGCGTAGCGCCTCGAACTGCCGGGCCAGGTTACTGCGGGGAGCGGCCTGGGCTATTATCATCAGGCGGCTCAGCGAATCCAGCGCGGCGGTACAGGCGACCACGGCATCGAGACGGTACCCGTCAATCTCCTGCTGGAGATTGTCCAGCCGCGTATTAACCATGTCCAGGCTATCGGCCAGGCTCTGGCTGGCAGCCAGCACGGAGTTGAGACGGTACTTGTCCAGTGGTCCCGGTGTCCGGCCGGGCGAGCCGCGCAGACGGTCCCCGCGGGCGGCCAGGTCGCTGGAACGGATCAGCATTTTCGCGCGCACCTCGGCCAGCGAATCGTGGATCGTGCCCAGCGAATCGATCCTGGCTTCGAGGCTGTCCACCCGCGCCGTCACATCACCACCCTGGGCGTACAACCCAGCCGATGGAGCCAGAAGGACAGCCGCCAGCAGAATCAGCCTGAATTTTTGTTTTTGTTCGCGCATCCCGATCTGATTGTGTCAAATTTCTGACAGTTTACCGCGCCGTAGCGCTTAAAAATGCAAAAGCCGTGCCGTGCCGATCAATTCTCGCCATCATACGGCTCCGGCGCTCCGCTGGTCTTGCCGTACTTGGTGCGGGTAAACCTGTCGAGGTTATCCTTGTAGCGCCGTCCGGGAGGATAGTCGCCGGTCGTCTCGCGCCAGCGGTCGCACTCGTCCCGCAGCCTTTCCAGCCGGGCAGAGTAGTTGGGGTCGGCGGCGAGGTTGACAAACTCCCAGGGGTCACGTTCGGTATCGTAGAGTTCCTCCGCCGCGCGCGGCACCATGAACAGTCTCATCTGCCCGGCAGTGAGTGCGTTACGGTCGCGCGCGTCGAGCAGGCTGGTCCAGCTCTCGGAACCCATCAGGTCGCTGGAGCTGGTCCAGACACGCGGGCGACCGTTACGGACATACTTGTAGCGCTTGTCCCGCACGCCCCGCTGGTTGTCGTCGTGGTTGTGCCAGTTACGCTGGAGATGGACGTAGTCGCGAAGTTTCAGTTGCGGGTTCCTGAACAGACCGGTGGCGTCGAGACCGTGCATCGCGGCAGGAATTTTCATTCCGGCGGCGGCCAGCAAACTGGGCGCCAGGTCCACCGTGCTGATCAATGAATCGGACACCGCACCCGCCGGAGCCGTGCCCGGCCAACGAACCATCATCGGCACCCGGACCCCGCTATCGTAACACGACCCCTTGGCGCGCGGAAACGGCATCCCGTTGTCCGAGACAAATACAACCAGGGTAGTGTCCACCAGGTTCTGCTCCTCCAGCCAGCGATCGATCATGCCGATCTCGCGGTCCATGCGCGTGACCTCGTCGTAGTAGCCCGCCAGTTCGGCGCGAGTGGGCTTGTCGTCCACCAAATACGGCGGCACAACAGAATCGGCCGGATCCGCTGGATCGGGCAGGGTGTCGGGCTGGTAGGGACGGTGCGGATCATGAAAACCGACCGCCAGGAAAAACGGGCGGTCCGCGGGCCGTTGCTCGAGAGCCTGCTTCCAGTCCCATTCGCTGTCGAGCACGAGATCGAACTGGTCAGCACCCACCGGTCCCAGGTGCAGCTTGCCGACATTAACGCTCCAGTAGCCCTGTTCGCGAAGGTAACCGGGCAGAATCCTGGTTCCCTCCGGCAGCGGGACATGCAAGCTCTCCGCCCCGGTTGCATGGGGGTACCTGCCCGTAAACATCGAGGTGCGGCTGGGGCTGCAACTGCTGGTGGTCACGAACGCGGAAGTGAACCTTACGCTCTGAGTCGCCAGCCGGTCGAGATTCTCCGTGCGGATTGTCGGGTGAGCATAGCAGCCCAGGTCACAGTCGCCGAGGTCATCGGCTATCAGCAACAAAATATTCGGCCTGCCCCTTGAACCACCCGGCGCGGCTCGTCCTCCCGGCGCTGCGGCCGCCAACGCCGCTGCCGCAATGCCGCCGAAGAATTTCCTGCGATCGAGTTTTGTCATCGGTAGCTCTCCGATTCCAGGGTGGAAAGAATCTGTTGATCTCTATTTTCTGTAAAATATAAGCTGCGACAGGGTCACGACACGGGGCGGCACCGGCGCTGCCAGCGCCGGCGGGCCGTCGGCACGCGCGCATGTTTCATGCGCGTGCCGCCCCGTCCGGGTTCCCCCGAGTATCAATATTTCCATCGAACCATGCGATCACTCGTCACGGTACGGTCCGGGGCCGCCCAGAATCTCCCGCCGCACCTCTCCGCTGTAAACGTCCATCAGATCCATCCGCCGCCGGTTGGGATCCACATCGCCGCCCGTTTCCGCCAGCCAGCGGTCGCATTCGGCGGCCATGCGCTCCAGGTGGCCGCGGTAGTGATCGACCGCGTGCAGGTCGGTAAACTCCCAGGGATCGGCTGCGGTGTCGAAAAGTTCCTCCGCCGCCCGCGGCGCCATGAACAGCCTCATCTGCTCGCGGGTCAGACAGCCGGCGTCGCGCTCGGCAAGCAGCGACTTGTAGCTCGGCGAGTCGAGCGCGTCGAGAGGCACGGTCAACATCTGGCGCGGGAAATAGTTGCGGATATACTTGAACCGTTTATCGCGTACGGCCCGCACGTGATCGTCCAGATCGTGCCAGTTGGTCTGGAGGTGGACATACTCCCGCGCGCCGGCAGTGGAGGGATCTCTAAAGAGTGCGCTCTGGTCCAGCCCCTGCATCCCGTCGGCGCCACTCTCCCCCACCAGTCCCAGCATACTCGGGGCCAGGTCGACCAGGCTGAACAGCTCGTCGCAGACTGTTCCTGCCGGGAAACGGTCCGGCCAGCGGACGATCAGCGGGGTGCGGCAGCCGGAGTCGTAACACGTGGTCTTGGCGCGGGGGAAAGGCATCCCGTTGTCGGAGAAAAAGACGATCACCGTATTATCGGCCAGTCCGTGGTCGGAGAGCCACTTGTCCAGCTCGCCTGTTTCCCGGTCCAGGCGCGTCACCTCGTCGCAGTACATCGCCAGATCGCCCCGCACCATCTCGGAGTCGGGAAGATACGGCGGGACCACCATGCTGCCCGGGTCGGCGGGGTCGGGCAGGGTGTCGGTCTGGTAGCTCCGGTGCGGGTCATAAAACGCGACTGTCAGAAAAAACGGCTTGCCGTCCGGTATTTCTGGCAGCACTTTCCTCCAGGCGCCCACTTCGCTCTCCACCCTGTCGAACTGGGAGGCGGCTTTTTCTCCCATGTGGAATTTTCCCGCAATCGCCGAATAATAACCCAGGTCCTTAAGAAACGATGGCAGCAGGGGGATCCCCTCGGGGATCGGCACGTGAAGGTCCTCGGCGCCCGTGGCGTGGGGATAGCGGCCGGTGAATGTCGACGCCCGGCTGGGGCTGCAGCTGCTGGTGGTGACAAACGCCGAGGTGAACCGGACCCCCTGACCGGCGATCCGGTCCAGGTTTTCCGTGCGGATGGTGGGATGCCCGTAGCACCCCAGGTCGCCGTCGCCTAGGTCATCGGCGATCAGCCAGATTATATTCGGCCTGTCGGGCATCGGAACCTGCTCCTTGAAGAAAATGTTTTACTGATCCCGGATTGTCTGCGGAAGGGGTACTGGTTACAGTAAAAATCTGACAGCAGTTGAAAAATTACAATCAATCCCGGCAGCCGCAATGGTCTTGACGGATGAGACAAATTATTTGTTTCCTGATGAATAAACAGTTGGAACTGGAGAAAAGTTAACGTTGACCGGAGAAACCTGATGGGACTTGCGGAAGGGAAGTTCGGCTATTTCGACGAGTAGCGGCGGGAGTACGTGATCACCCGGCCGGGCGCGCAACAGCTGGCTCACCAGCAGCGCTAGCTGGTTCACCCTGGCCGCTCAGCAGTATATCCTCGGAGTCCGGCCCGAGTTCGACGGCCTGCGGATCGATCCGGTGGTACCGGGCTGGAAAAATTTTCGCGATACCCGCAAATCCCGCGGCGCAAACTACGAGATCTATGTCACAAATCCCGGTGGAGTCCAGCGCGGCGTGAAATCGGTGACTGTCGATGGCAAGGAGATCGAAGGAAACCTGCTGCCGGTTGCTCAAGCCGGGGAGATGGTGAAAGTGCAAGTGGTGATGGAGTGAACAGCCAGCGAAAATACAAAAGCCAAGGCGGCGGGCGGCGCGCGCATGAAACATGCGCCCCTGGAGACGGGTTTCGCCCGTCTCCAGGGCGGGGCCTCCGGCACCGGCGCCGCCCGCCGCCATTGAGCCTACCGCATAAGCTGCTAATCACCTTCCGTTAAAAGTAAAATAGTTATTCCTTATTGCCCTTCTGCTCCTCCCAGATCTCCTTTATTTTCTCCAGCGTCTTCGCCCGGTTACGCTCCATCTCCGCCCGGCTGCCCGATTTCACCACCCCGCTGGCCGCACCCGGGTGTCCGCTGCCGATATCCAGCGTGCGCATGATCTCCCCGATATCAAACTGCGCGTAGTGCCGCTGCCCTGCCAGGGTCAGGCTCATCGAGAACGACAGGTCGTTGGTGCGCAGCCTGCGCCGGAACAACGGCGAGACCTCCAGCACGGCCAGCGATTCCGGCGCATGGATCTGGGCCAGGTTTTTCACTATCCGGGCCTTGCGCGTATGCTCGCTGAAATCGAGCAGGATAATTTCGCCCGCCTCGTCCAGAAACCCCATCTCCTTGCCGACAAAGGCCAGCATGCTCTCCTCCTCGGCCCGGAACCGGTCGGCGCGGACAGCCACCTCATCGGTGGCGGCGACCTGCTCCAGGCTCTGATCCATCAGCGCCAGGCACATCCAGCATAGGAACTCCCGCCGGTCGCTGATTGTCCCCTCGCGGACCTTGATCGCACAGTCGATCCGGGAGGCCGGCGTTTCCGTGCGCCACTGCTCGATCGACTCGTAGCCGAACGTGTCGATCACATCGGCGGCGGCGGCGATCTGCTCCAGTTCCTGGTCGATTTCGAACTCTTCGGCGAAAAAATCGACAATCACGCGGGCGCATGAGGGAGCGAGCTTGCGCAGGCCCGGTATCTCGCCCTGGTCGAACCCGCGCAGTTCGAGATCATCGAAATTGGCCACGTGGTGATCGAACCACATCCCGCCCTGCAGGGGGTAGGGCAGGTCGCAGACGATATCGAAACCGCTGGTGGAAATCCGGCTGTGGATAATATCGTTCGGCCCGGCGAACGCGAAATTCTCGATCTCCAGAAAATATCCCGCCAGCGCCGCGCTGGCGATCCCGTCGAAATCGTCGTGGGTCACTATCCTGTCGTACTGCATATCCTGTCAACTCCCCGTTCTCCGGCATTATCGGGCATTCCGGTCACGGCGGCAAGTTATGCTCCTGCCTGCGCCAAGTCAAGCCGCCGTCACGCCCCGACTTGACATTGCGCTCCCGAACGGGCTAATATGTTCAGGTTTCCCAATACTTATAGATGTAGGTCCGCCCGGCCGCGCCGGCCCGCACAAAGGAGGCCCAGTTGAGAAAGTCCCTGCCGCATGTTCTGAGAGCCGTTCTGCTTACCCTGTGTACCGCTGCCGCTCTGTTTGCCGGTAACAACAAGCAGAAGAAAACCGCCTGGAACTGGATGGAAGCCAACCGTCAGACCGCCATGGCTGCATCGCGGGCTGTCTGGGAAAACCCGGAGATCGGCGAGCTGGAGTACAAATCCAGTGCGGCGCTGGCCTCCTACCTCGAGCGCAACGGGTTCACGATCGAGCGCGGCGTGGCCGACATGCCCACCGCCTGGGTGGCGACATTCTCCAACGGCGATGGCCCGTCGCTGGGCTACCTGGCCGAGTTTGACGCGCTGCCCGGACTGAGCCAGGAAGCAGGCAATCCTGTCAAAACACCTATCGTCCAGGGCGGCGCCGGCCACGGCTGCGGCCACAGCCTGCTGGGCGCGGGCAGCGCCTATGCAGCCGCCGGGGTTAAAGCCGCGATGGTGGAGCACAATATCCCAGGCTCGGTCAAAGTCTTCGGGACTCCCGCCGAGGAAACCCTGGTTGGTAAGGTTTATATGATCCGCGATGGAGTGTTCGACGGGCTGGATATCGCCCTGGGCTGGCACCCCGGCAGCGTCAATTCCGTGGTCTATCGCAGCAGCCTGGCGATGAGTTCGATCAAGTTCCGCTTCCACGGCAAAACCGCCCACGGGGCCGGCGACCCGCATCACGGCCGCAGCGCCCTGGACGCGGTGGAGTTGACCAACACCGGTGTCAATTTCATGCGGGAACACGTGATCGAGAAAGCGCGTATCCACTACGTGA
This genomic window contains:
- a CDS encoding sulfatase produces the protein MTKLDRRKFFGGIAAAALAAAAPGGRAAPGGSRGRPNILLLIADDLGDCDLGCYAHPTIRTENLDRLATQSVRFTSAFVTTSSCSPSRTSMFTGRYPHATGAESLHVPLPEGTRILPGYLREQGYWSVNVGKLHLGPVGADQFDLVLDSEWDWKQALEQRPADRPFFLAVGFHDPHRPYQPDTLPDPADPADSVVPPYLVDDKPTRAELAGYYDEVTRMDREIGMIDRWLEEQNLVDTTLVVFVSDNGMPFPRAKGSCYDSGVRVPMMVRWPGTAPAGAVSDSLISTVDLAPSLLAAAGMKIPAAMHGLDATGLFRNPQLKLRDYVHLQRNWHNHDDNQRGVRDKRYKYVRNGRPRVWTSSSDLMGSESWTSLLDARDRNALTAGQMRLFMVPRAAEELYDTERDPWEFVNLAADPNYSARLERLRDECDRWRETTGDYPPGRRYKDNLDRFTRTKYGKTSGAPEPYDGEN
- a CDS encoding sulfatase, producing MPDRPNIIWLIADDLGDGDLGCYGHPTIRTENLDRIAGQGVRFTSAFVTTSSCSPSRASTFTGRYPHATGAEDLHVPIPEGIPLLPSFLKDLGYYSAIAGKFHMGEKAASQFDRVESEVGAWRKVLPEIPDGKPFFLTVAFYDPHRSYQTDTLPDPADPGSMVVPPYLPDSEMVRGDLAMYCDEVTRLDRETGELDKWLSDHGLADNTVIVFFSDNGMPFPRAKTTCYDSGCRTPLIVRWPDRFPAGTVCDELFSLVDLAPSMLGLVGESGADGMQGLDQSALFRDPSTAGAREYVHLQTNWHDLDDHVRAVRDKRFKYIRNYFPRQMLTVPLDALDSPSYKSLLAERDAGCLTREQMRLFMAPRAAEELFDTAADPWEFTDLHAVDHYRGHLERMAAECDRWLAETGGDVDPNRRRMDLMDVYSGEVRREILGGPGPYRDE
- a CDS encoding amidohydrolase, which codes for MRKSLPHVLRAVLLTLCTAAALFAGNNKQKKTAWNWMEANRQTAMAASRAVWENPEIGELEYKSSAALASYLERNGFTIERGVADMPTAWVATFSNGDGPSLGYLAEFDALPGLSQEAGNPVKTPIVQGGAGHGCGHSLLGAGSAYAAAGVKAAMVEHNIPGSVKVFGTPAEETLVGKVYMIRDGVFDGLDIALGWHPGSVNSVVYRSSLAMSSIKFRFHGKTAHGAGDPHHGRSALDAVELTNTGVNFMREHVIEKARIHYVISDGGGAPNVVPDRAEVWYFVRAPKTEQQRPIYDWVRTIAKGASIMTETTLEEELLTSCREFMLNDPLAKLLQENYEQVGPPDFDQADWQFAAELAKNFDDPPEVLLDTTVAELKIVPPDEWEWGMGSVDDGDVSWNFPYGRITAACAARGGNGHSWHMVTCAGSDIGFKGMTTAARVLAGAGVEVLLNKKIRDAAWEDFHMKLDGRSYECGIPDGLRPPHSRPGQENYTSR